TGGCTCGCGGGCAGGAAGAGCTCCTTCGGCGGGCGGCGGGTGTTGCCCGCGTTGCCGGCGGCCGCCAACGCCGCCGCGCCATCCGCGGTGGGCGCGAAGGCGATACCGTCCGCGTCGGGCGCGTACACCGCGTACTTATCGGCCAGCCGCTCCAACCACTGCGGCGCCTTATCTTTACTTATCACATAGTCAGTCATGAATGCTGTATCTGTGTAATCTGTGGATACTCCCCTACTCGTGGCCCGCGACGCTTTTCTCTTCATCGGCGGCGGCGAACTGCGCCAGGAACGGCGGCGCCGCCGGGTCCATGCCCGCCTGGTAGCCGAAGAGGTCGCGCAGCTCCTGCTCCAGCTTGCGCCCCAGCTCCCGCAGCGGTATCGCCATCGGGCACGCGCGCTCGCATTCGCCGCAGTCCACGCAGCGCCCCGCCGCGTGCCACGCGCGCACGCACTGGAACAGCAGGTTGTCCTCGGCGTTGGGCTCGCGCGCGACGAAGCGCGGCTCGCGCAGGTCGCACACGCACTCGCGGCAATAGCACAGCGGGCAGATGTTGCGGCACGCGTTGCAGCGAATGCAGCGCGCGAACTGGTCGAGCCAGTACTGGCGGCGGGCGAGCGGATCCATCGCCTCGATCTCCGCCACCCGCGCGTAGCGGTCATCCTCCACGGCGGGCGCGGCGACCGCCTCCCCCACCAGCACGTCGTGCAGCGCCGGGGTGGGGTGGGCGCAGGTGCGGCAGCGCGCGAGCAGGACCCGCTCGCGCGGCGCGCGGTGCTCCTTGCCGCCGGCCGTCACTACCACCTCGCCCGCGGCATCGTCGAGCCCGGCCACCCTCTTCCACGTTGCCGAGTTCGCCGGCGCCAGCGCCGCGAGGTCAATCATGCCCGCGCAGGGGACACCGATGATCTGCACCTGGTCGCGCTCCACCTGGTGCTCCTGCAGCAGCACCGCCAGCGCGCGCGCGTCACACCCCTTGAGCACCACCGCCACCGGCTTGGGCGCGGCGATGACATAGGTCGCCAGGTTCCCCGCGCAGGCCGCGTTCCAGATCAGCTGGTCAACCTGCCCCGGCGTCGTCGCGAAATGCGGCGTCACCCGCCACGGCCGCCGCCCCTGGCGAAAGCCGATGACGCACACCGCGCCGCGCTCGGTCAGCGCCCGCATCGCTTCGTCTCGAATTCGTTGCTCGAGATCAGACATCAGTTCTCACTCCTCCCCCTGCCAGGGGGAGGCTGGGAGAGGGTGCGCGGCGACGCCTTCCCACTCTCACCCGGCCCGACAGATCGGGCCGTCCTCTCCCTGGAAGGGAGAGAGGTTACGCTCCGGCAGCTCCCCCTGCCGCTGCAGCTCCTCCAGGTCCGCCACCATCTCGCGGATGACCTGGGCGAAGCGACGCCCCTCGGAGGCGCTGATCCACTCCAGGCGGAAGCGCTTGGGGTGCACGCCCAGGTAATTCAGGAACGGCGTGAAGATCGCCAGCCGCCGCCGGGTGTAGAAGTTGCCCTCGCTGTAGTGGCAGTCCCCCGGGTGGCAGCCGGCCACCAGCACGCCGTCCATGCCCAGGCGAAACGCCCGCAGCACGAACGCCGGGTCCACCCGCGCCGAGCACGGCACCCGCAGAATCCGCACGTTGGGCGGATACTGCAGCCTGCCGCCGCCCGCCAAGTCCGCGCCCGCGTAGCTGCACCAGTTGCACAGGAACGCCAGCAGCCGTGGGCCGCCAGTGCCCCTCTCCCTTCCAGGGAGAGGTTGGGTGAGGGTGCCCTCTGCCGGCGTCTGCGCGCCCTGGCCGGCTTCGACCTTTTCTTCTACTCCCGGCATAGCGCCTCCATGCCGGCGAGGATCTGCTCGTCGGTGAACCCGCGCAGGTTGAGCGCGGCCGCGCGACATGCCGCCACGCATGCCCCGCAGCCCTGGCACACCGCCTCGTTGACCTTGGCCACGGTGCGCTCCTCGCGCGTTATGCGGTCGGTGATGATCTCGGCCTCGATGGCGTCGTAGGGGCAGATCTCCTTGCACGTCAAACAGCCGCTGCAGCGGGCGGCGTTGACCTCGGAGATCTTGGCCTCGCTCAGGATCGAATCGCGCGCGAACAAGCCGCAGACCTTGCCCGCGACGGCGCTGGCGGCGGCCACCGTGTCGGGGATGTCGCGCGGATACTGGCAGGCTCCGGCGAGGTAGATGCCGGCGAAGATATTCTCGACCGGCCGCAGCTTGGGATGGGCCTCGGTGAAGAACCCGTACTGGTCGGTCTGGATGTTCAACATGCGCGCCACCGCCGCGACGTCGTCGCGCGCGCGCAGCGCCGTCGCCAGCACCACTAGGTCGGCGTCAATCTCCACCGCCACCCCCGCCAGGCTGTCCGCGCCCTTGACCCGCAGCTGGTCGCCCGCGGGGTAGATGCGGCTCACCCGCCCGCGCAGGTACTTGACCCCCAGGTCCTCCTGCGCGCGGCGCACGAACTCCTCGTAGCCTTTGCCCGCCGCGCGGATGTCCATGTAGAACACATAGACCTCGCACCCGGGCAGCTTCTCCTTGACCAGAGTTGCGTGCTTGGCGGTGTACATGCAGCACACCTTGGAGCAGTAGGGGTAGCCCTTGGTGTCGTCGCGCGAGCCCACGCACTGGATGAAGACGACCGTCTTGGGCGCTTGGTGGTCAGACAAACGCACGATATGCCCCTCGGTGGGCCCGCCAACATTGACCAGGCGCTCGAACTGCGCGCCGGTGATGATGTCGGCGAAACGGCCGCCGCCGTACTCGGTCATGCGCGCCGGATCGTAGAGATCGCACCCGGTGGCGACGACGATGGCGCCGAAGCGTTCGCTCAGCAGCTCGTCGCCCTGGTCGTAGTCCACCGCCTCTGCCGGACACACCTTGGCGCACACGCCGCACTTGCCGGTCTGGAAGTGGCGGCAGTGGTCGCGGTCAATCACCGGCACGTTGGGCACCGCCTGCGGGAAGGGGCGGAAGATGGCCTTGCGCGTGCCCAACCCGGCGTCGAACTCGCTGGTGACCTTGCTCGGGCACTTCTCCTCGCACACCCCGCAGCCGATGCACTTCTCGGCGTTGACCGAGCGCGCGCGCTTGCGAATGGCCACCTCGAAGTTGCCGACATACCCCGCAACCTTCTCCACCTCCGACCACGTCAGGAGCGTGATGTTGGGGTGCTTGGCGGCGTCCACCATCTTGGGGGTGAGAATGCACGCCGCGCAGTCCATGGTGGGGAAGGTCTTGTCGAACTGGGCCATGCGCCCGCCGATGGAGGGCTGGCGCTCGACCACCGTTACCGGGTAGCCGGCCTCGGCGAGGTCGAGGGCGGCCTGGATGCCGGCGATGCCGGCGCCGATCACCAGCGCGCGCTTGGTGATGGGCACTTCGGAGCGCGCCAGGGGCCGGCCCTTGGTGGCGGTGCCGACGGCGATGGCGGTCTGATCCAGCGCCTTGGCGGTCGCCAAGTCGCGATCCGAGTGCACCCACGAGCACTGCTCGCGGATATTGGCCATCTGGAAGACGTAGGGGTTGAGCCCGGCGTCGGCGATGCAGCGCTGGAAGGTGCTCTCGTGCAGCGTGGGTGAGCACGAGGACACCACCACCGCATCCAGGTGGTGCTCCTGGATCGCAGCCTGGATCATCTTCTGACCCGGCTCGGAGCACATGTACTTGTAGTCGGTGGCATAGACCACGCCGGGCAGCTTGGCGGCCTCGGCCACCACTTTGGCCACGTCCACCGTCTTCGCGATATTCGAACCGCACCAGCAGACAAATACGCCTACCCTGCGCACGTCACACTCTCACTTCATTGAACTGCAGATGTCGCAGATTACGCGGATTCCGGATTCCTCAATCTGCGAAATCCGTGCAATCTGCGGTTTCAACTGCTTCTCGCCAGGCGCATCGCATCCACGATGTGCCGCCCCAGGCCGAGGCGGTTGGGCGTGATGCCGAACGCCAGGCCGAGGAGCTCGGTGATATAGACGATCGGCAGATCGAGGGTCTCCCCCAGTCGCGCGGCCGCGGCGGCCTGCC
This DNA window, taken from Armatimonadota bacterium, encodes the following:
- a CDS encoding 4Fe-4S ferredoxin, which encodes MSDLEQRIRDEAMRALTERGAVCVIGFRQGRRPWRVTPHFATTPGQVDQLIWNAACAGNLATYVIAAPKPVAVVLKGCDARALAVLLQEHQVERDQVQIIGVPCAGMIDLAALAPANSATWKRVAGLDDAAGEVVVTAGGKEHRAPRERVLLARCRTCAHPTPALHDVLVGEAVAAPAVEDDRYARVAEIEAMDPLARRQYWLDQFARCIRCNACRNICPLCYCRECVCDLREPRFVAREPNAEDNLLFQCVRAWHAAGRCVDCGECERACPMAIPLRELGRKLEQELRDLFGYQAGMDPAAPPFLAQFAAADEEKSVAGHE
- a CDS encoding hydrogenase iron-sulfur subunit, with product MPGVEEKVEAGQGAQTPAEGTLTQPLPGRERGTGGPRLLAFLCNWCSYAGADLAGGGRLQYPPNVRILRVPCSARVDPAFVLRAFRLGMDGVLVAGCHPGDCHYSEGNFYTRRRLAIFTPFLNYLGVHPKRFRLEWISASEGRRFAQVIREMVADLEELQRQGELPERNLSPFQGEDGPICRAG
- a CDS encoding CoB--CoM heterodisulfide reductase iron-sulfur subunit A family protein, whose amino-acid sequence is MRRVGVFVCWCGSNIAKTVDVAKVVAEAAKLPGVVYATDYKYMCSEPGQKMIQAAIQEHHLDAVVVSSCSPTLHESTFQRCIADAGLNPYVFQMANIREQCSWVHSDRDLATAKALDQTAIAVGTATKGRPLARSEVPITKRALVIGAGIAGIQAALDLAEAGYPVTVVERQPSIGGRMAQFDKTFPTMDCAACILTPKMVDAAKHPNITLLTWSEVEKVAGYVGNFEVAIRKRARSVNAEKCIGCGVCEEKCPSKVTSEFDAGLGTRKAIFRPFPQAVPNVPVIDRDHCRHFQTGKCGVCAKVCPAEAVDYDQGDELLSERFGAIVVATGCDLYDPARMTEYGGGRFADIITGAQFERLVNVGGPTEGHIVRLSDHQAPKTVVFIQCVGSRDDTKGYPYCSKVCCMYTAKHATLVKEKLPGCEVYVFYMDIRAAGKGYEEFVRRAQEDLGVKYLRGRVSRIYPAGDQLRVKGADSLAGVAVEIDADLVVLATALRARDDVAAVARMLNIQTDQYGFFTEAHPKLRPVENIFAGIYLAGACQYPRDIPDTVAAASAVAGKVCGLFARDSILSEAKISEVNAARCSGCLTCKEICPYDAIEAEIITDRITREERTVAKVNEAVCQGCGACVAACRAAALNLRGFTDEQILAGMEALCRE